A genome region from Micromonospora peucetia includes the following:
- the cofD gene encoding 2-phospho-L-lactate transferase produces MRIVVLTGGIGGARFLVGVRAYAREVGAEVTAVVNVGDDLLLHGLKVCPDLDSVMYTLGGGADPERGWGRIGESWTVKEELAAYGAEPTWFGLGDKDIATHLVRTTMVNAGYPLHAVTEALATRWQPGVRLLPATDDRLETHVVVSGPATAGDSGADGPDGGQRAIHFQEWWVRHRGDLPTHRFVFVGAETARPAPGVVEAIAAADVVLIAPSNPVVSIAPILAVPGLREAVAGGPARVVGVSPIIGGAPVRGMADRCLAVLGVECSAAGVGRLYGGRSAGGLLDGWLVAEEDAGTVVPELTVRAAPLRMTDEAATAAMVRAALELT; encoded by the coding sequence ATGCGCATCGTGGTTCTGACGGGCGGCATCGGGGGCGCTCGTTTCCTGGTCGGCGTCCGGGCGTACGCCCGCGAGGTCGGCGCCGAGGTGACCGCCGTGGTCAACGTCGGCGACGATCTGCTCCTGCACGGGCTGAAGGTCTGCCCCGACCTGGACAGCGTGATGTATACGCTGGGTGGCGGCGCCGATCCCGAACGTGGCTGGGGACGGATCGGCGAGAGCTGGACGGTCAAGGAGGAACTGGCCGCGTACGGCGCCGAGCCGACCTGGTTCGGGCTCGGCGACAAGGACATCGCCACCCACCTGGTGCGGACCACGATGGTCAACGCCGGCTACCCGCTGCACGCGGTCACCGAGGCGCTCGCCACCCGCTGGCAGCCCGGCGTACGCCTGCTGCCGGCAACCGACGACCGGCTGGAGACCCACGTGGTGGTGAGCGGGCCGGCGACCGCGGGTGACTCCGGCGCGGACGGGCCCGACGGCGGGCAGCGGGCGATCCACTTCCAGGAGTGGTGGGTACGCCACCGCGGCGACCTCCCCACCCACCGGTTCGTCTTCGTCGGCGCGGAGACCGCCAGGCCGGCGCCCGGCGTCGTCGAGGCCATCGCCGCGGCCGACGTGGTGCTGATCGCGCCGAGCAACCCGGTGGTGAGCATCGCCCCGATCCTGGCCGTGCCCGGGCTGCGCGAGGCGGTCGCCGGCGGCCCCGCCCGGGTGGTCGGCGTGTCGCCGATCATCGGCGGCGCACCGGTGCGCGGCATGGCCGACCGTTGCCTGGCCGTGCTGGGCGTGGAGTGCAGCGCGGCCGGCGTGGGCCGGCTCTACGGCGGCCGGTCGGCCGGCGGGCTGCTCGACGGCTGGCTGGTCGCCGAGGAGGACGCCGGCACCGTGGTGCCGGAGCTGACGGTCCGCGCGGCGCCGCTGCGGATGACCGACGAGGCGGCGACGGCGGCCATGGTCCGTGCCGCGCTGGAGCTGACGTGA
- a CDS encoding coenzyme F420-0:L-glutamate ligase translates to MRLEILPVPGIGHVSEGDDLAALIATAAPWLRDGDVLVVTSKIVSKAEGRLVDVPADGPERIVARNEVLAAETARVVAARGETRIVQTHHGFVMASAGIDASNVDKTRLVLLPEDPDASARALRAALRERHGVDVAVIVSDTMGRPWRNGLTDVALGVAGMDAIRDHRGEVDPYGNELQLTQMAVVDELAGAGELIKGKCDQMPVAVVRGYLTALRPDDGVGASALVRDATMDLFSLGTAEAKAAGLAAAATLPDGPNPTPPDPEAVRRAIGTIANVVAPGTSFSLVADEEVRAGLTARVPGWPVAATTLVLGSPATPAGPADLVRFGADLQRLRTALAAEGVTSLLLPPPPGTTASAALAL, encoded by the coding sequence GTGAGGCTGGAGATCCTGCCGGTGCCGGGCATCGGCCACGTGTCCGAGGGCGACGACCTGGCGGCCCTGATCGCCACCGCCGCGCCCTGGCTGCGTGACGGCGACGTGCTGGTGGTGACCAGCAAGATCGTCTCGAAGGCGGAGGGCCGTCTGGTCGACGTTCCGGCGGACGGGCCGGAGCGGATCGTCGCGCGCAACGAGGTCCTGGCCGCCGAGACGGCGCGGGTGGTGGCCGCCCGGGGCGAGACCCGGATCGTGCAGACCCACCACGGCTTCGTGATGGCCTCGGCCGGCATCGACGCCTCGAACGTCGACAAGACCCGGCTGGTGCTGCTCCCCGAGGATCCGGACGCCTCAGCCCGGGCACTGCGCGCCGCCCTGCGCGAGCGCCACGGCGTGGACGTCGCGGTGATCGTCAGCGACACGATGGGCCGGCCCTGGCGCAACGGGCTCACCGACGTGGCGCTCGGCGTCGCCGGGATGGACGCGATCCGCGACCACCGGGGCGAGGTCGACCCGTACGGCAACGAGCTCCAGCTCACCCAGATGGCGGTCGTGGACGAGCTGGCCGGCGCGGGCGAACTGATCAAGGGCAAGTGCGACCAGATGCCGGTCGCGGTGGTGCGCGGCTACCTCACCGCACTTCGGCCGGACGACGGCGTCGGCGCGTCGGCGCTGGTCCGGGACGCCACGATGGACCTCTTCTCGCTGGGCACCGCCGAGGCGAAGGCCGCCGGACTGGCCGCCGCCGCCACCCTGCCGGACGGCCCCAACCCGACCCCGCCCGACCCGGAGGCCGTACGCCGGGCGATCGGCACGATCGCGAACGTGGTCGCACCCGGCACGTCCTTCAGCCTGGTCGCCGACGAGGAGGTACGCGCGGGGCTGACCGCCCGGGTGCCCGGCTGGCCGGTGGCGGCGACGACCCTGGTGCTCGGCTCCCCCGCCACCCCCGCCGGCCCGGCCGACCTGGTCCGTTTCGGCGCCGACCTGCAACGCCTCCGCACCGCCCTGGCAGCCGAGGGCGTCACCTCCCTGCTTCTTCCCCCGCCCCCCGGCACCACCGCCAGCGCCGCCCTGGCCCTGTAA
- a CDS encoding winged helix-turn-helix domain-containing protein: protein MLKIYFSAEDILRTRVAPAADPVWELVLSLHLLPGRGRDPLLAGWRHSVTRGLREGSGSVGLRLLLTLNPPRGYFPDFLTPYESMSGFEAGMEAVRSTPVALLHRDLALLAADSSLPAGAVPLARGEADTLRGLTDAMERYRGLAIDPYWTRIQAAVEADRARRARALLDGGVEGLLASLRPAMRWESGVLEIRDYPHSRELHLDGRGLLLVPSFFCAATPVALLDPALPPVLVYPVDRLGGLLPAPGEGAGAPDPGREALAALLGRTRAAVLVASHDGCTTGEVARRLNISAAAASQHTTVLRNAGLLVSQRDRNTVLHTLTPLGRAMLNS from the coding sequence ATGCTCAAGATCTACTTTTCCGCCGAGGACATCCTCCGGACCAGGGTGGCTCCGGCGGCAGACCCGGTGTGGGAACTGGTCCTCAGCCTGCACCTGCTGCCCGGCCGCGGCCGGGATCCACTGCTGGCGGGCTGGCGGCACAGTGTGACCCGCGGGCTGCGCGAGGGCAGCGGCTCGGTGGGGCTGCGGCTCCTCCTGACGCTCAACCCGCCCCGCGGTTACTTCCCCGACTTCCTCACCCCGTACGAGAGCATGTCGGGGTTCGAGGCCGGCATGGAGGCGGTCCGCAGCACCCCGGTGGCGCTGCTGCACCGCGACCTGGCGCTGCTCGCCGCCGACAGTTCCCTGCCCGCCGGCGCCGTGCCGCTGGCCCGGGGGGAGGCGGACACGCTGCGCGGCCTGACCGACGCGATGGAGCGTTACCGCGGCCTGGCCATCGACCCGTACTGGACCCGGATCCAGGCGGCGGTGGAGGCCGACCGGGCCCGGCGGGCCCGGGCCCTGCTCGACGGCGGGGTGGAGGGGCTGCTGGCCAGCCTGCGACCCGCCATGCGCTGGGAGTCCGGGGTGTTGGAGATCCGCGACTACCCGCACAGCCGGGAGCTGCACCTGGACGGGCGCGGGCTGCTGCTGGTGCCGTCGTTCTTCTGCGCGGCCACCCCGGTGGCCCTGCTCGACCCGGCGCTGCCCCCGGTCCTGGTCTATCCGGTGGACCGGCTCGGCGGCCTGCTGCCGGCCCCCGGTGAGGGCGCCGGGGCGCCGGATCCCGGGCGGGAGGCGCTGGCCGCGCTGCTCGGTCGGACCCGGGCCGCGGTGCTGGTGGCCAGCCACGACGGCTGCACCACCGGCGAGGTGGCCCGCCGGCTGAACATCTCGGCAGCCGCCGCCAGCCAGCACACCACCGTGCTGCGCAACGCCGGCCTCCTGGTCAGCCAGCGCGACCGCAACACCGTCCTGCACACCCTGACCCCGTTGGGACGGGCGATGCTCAACTCCTGA
- a CDS encoding NUDIX hydrolase, translating to MADSPTAAASRRSPDAEVYAALHADAVVTLSRWEPTGPAAADARDRTVALLAAGPVAMSRAHRPGHVTASALVLDATGSRVLLCLHGKFRRWVQLGGHCEPVDRTLAAAALREAGEESGIAGLRIDPVPIDVDIHPVSCQGGSLHHDVRFAVLAPPGAVERVSEESEALGWFPPDRLPQPLAGGTAHLVAPALATLRRAPLRPVP from the coding sequence ATGGCCGACTCCCCCACCGCCGCCGCTTCCCGACGGTCGCCGGACGCCGAGGTGTACGCGGCGCTGCACGCCGACGCCGTCGTGACCCTGAGCCGGTGGGAGCCGACCGGCCCGGCCGCGGCCGACGCCCGGGACCGCACCGTGGCGCTGCTGGCCGCCGGGCCGGTGGCGATGAGCCGGGCACACCGGCCCGGGCACGTCACAGCGAGCGCGTTGGTGCTCGACGCCACCGGATCACGGGTGTTGCTCTGCCTGCACGGCAAGTTCCGGCGGTGGGTGCAGCTCGGCGGGCACTGCGAGCCGGTCGACCGGACCCTGGCCGCCGCCGCCCTGCGCGAGGCGGGCGAGGAGTCCGGCATCGCCGGCCTGCGGATCGACCCGGTGCCGATCGACGTCGACATCCACCCGGTGAGCTGCCAGGGCGGCTCGTTGCACCACGACGTCCGCTTCGCCGTCCTCGCCCCGCCCGGCGCGGTGGAACGGGTCAGCGAGGAATCCGAGGCGCTGGGCTGGTTCCCGCCGGACCGGCTGCCGCAGCCGCTGGCCGGCGGGACGGCGCACCTGGTCGCTCCGGCCCTGGCGACGCTCAGACGAGCCCCTCTTCGCCCCGTTCCTTGA
- a CDS encoding mannose-1-phosphate guanylyltransferase: protein MIYAVIPAGGSGTRLWPLSRAGHPKFLHPLTGSAASLLQATVDRLGPLATAERTLVVTGTAHVTAVARQLAGLPEENILVEPSPRDSCAAIALAAAVIARRDPEAVMGSFAADHLIGDPQRWREVVGEAVRGAEQGLLMTVGITPTRAETGYGYLQTGDPVDGGPLRPVAEFKEKPSAEVAEAYLRSGRHLWNASMFVWRVDVFLAELARQQPALHAGIVAIAGAWGTDGQDDVLGTVWPTLPKISVDYAVMEGAATAGRVATVPGDFGWNDIGDFHTLGEVLPADADGNVVLGADAKPGVLLRDSGGLVVVPHSGRLVAAVGVHDLIIVDTPDALLVCPRSRAQDVKKVVDELKERGEEGLV, encoded by the coding sequence GTGATTTACGCCGTCATCCCGGCGGGTGGTAGTGGCACGAGGTTGTGGCCGCTGTCCCGTGCCGGCCATCCCAAGTTCCTCCACCCGCTGACCGGCTCCGCCGCCTCGCTGCTCCAGGCGACGGTGGACCGGCTGGGCCCGTTGGCCACCGCCGAGCGCACCCTGGTGGTCACGGGGACCGCCCACGTGACGGCGGTGGCCCGCCAGCTCGCCGGGCTGCCGGAGGAGAACATCCTGGTCGAGCCCTCGCCCCGGGACTCGTGCGCGGCGATCGCCCTGGCTGCCGCGGTCATCGCGCGGCGCGACCCGGAGGCGGTGATGGGCTCCTTCGCCGCCGACCACCTGATCGGCGACCCGCAGCGCTGGCGGGAGGTCGTCGGGGAGGCGGTACGCGGCGCCGAGCAGGGCCTGCTGATGACGGTCGGGATCACCCCGACCCGGGCCGAGACCGGCTACGGCTATCTCCAGACCGGCGACCCGGTCGACGGGGGGCCGCTGCGACCGGTGGCCGAGTTCAAGGAGAAGCCGAGCGCCGAGGTGGCCGAGGCGTACCTCCGCTCCGGGCGGCACCTCTGGAACGCCAGCATGTTCGTCTGGCGGGTCGACGTGTTCCTCGCCGAGCTGGCCCGTCAGCAGCCCGCCCTGCACGCCGGGATCGTCGCGATCGCCGGGGCGTGGGGCACCGACGGGCAGGACGACGTGCTCGGCACGGTCTGGCCGACGCTGCCGAAGATCTCCGTCGACTACGCGGTGATGGAGGGCGCGGCGACCGCCGGCCGGGTGGCGACGGTGCCGGGCGACTTCGGGTGGAACGACATCGGCGACTTCCACACCCTGGGTGAGGTGCTGCCCGCCGACGCGGACGGCAACGTGGTGCTCGGCGCCGACGCCAAGCCGGGCGTGTTGCTGCGCGACAGCGGCGGGTTGGTGGTGGTGCCGCACTCGGGGCGGCTGGTGGCCGCCGTCGGCGTACACGACCTGATCATCGTCGACACCCCGGACGCGCTGCTGGTCTGCCCGCGCAGTCGGGCGCAGGACGTCAAGAAGGTCGTCGACGAACTCAAGGAACGGGGCGAAGAGGGGCTCGTCTGA
- a CDS encoding glycosyltransferase family 4 protein yields MTAGRPPRVLIDATSVPADRGGVGRYVDGLLGALGKVCGSGVELAVVSLRTDLERYTRMLPGAEIIPAPAAVAHRPARLAWEQTGLPLLAQQVGAQVLHSPFYTCPLRAGCPVTVTVHDATFFTEPEHYDKSRRTFFRSAIKTSLRRADRVIVPSKATRDELIRLLDADPTRIDVAYHGVDHTAFHAPSDEEKARVRARLGLGGTNYVAFLGAKEPRKNVPNLIRGWARAVTDRADPPALVIAGGQGHDDDIDRAVAEVPSHLRLLRPGYLRYADLPGFLGGALVAAYPSYGEGFGLPILEAMACAAPVLTTPRLSLPEVGGDAVAYTSEAPDQIAADLAALLDDEQRRLSLAKAGFDRAKEFTWESSAEVHIAAWSRARS; encoded by the coding sequence GTGACCGCCGGTCGCCCGCCCCGCGTGCTCATCGACGCCACGAGCGTCCCCGCCGACCGTGGGGGCGTCGGTCGATACGTCGACGGCCTGCTCGGCGCCCTCGGCAAGGTGTGCGGGTCGGGGGTGGAGCTGGCCGTCGTCAGCCTCCGCACCGACCTGGAGCGCTACACCCGGATGTTGCCCGGCGCGGAGATCATCCCCGCCCCGGCCGCCGTCGCGCACCGCCCCGCCCGGTTGGCCTGGGAGCAGACCGGCCTGCCGCTGCTGGCCCAGCAGGTGGGCGCGCAGGTGCTGCACTCGCCCTTCTACACCTGCCCGCTGCGGGCCGGCTGCCCGGTCACGGTGACCGTGCACGACGCGACGTTCTTCACCGAGCCGGAACACTACGACAAGTCGCGGCGCACCTTCTTCCGCAGCGCGATCAAGACGTCCCTGCGCCGCGCCGACCGGGTGATCGTGCCGAGCAAGGCCACCCGGGACGAGCTGATCCGGCTGCTCGACGCCGACCCCACCCGGATCGACGTCGCCTACCACGGCGTCGACCACACCGCCTTCCACGCGCCCAGCGACGAGGAGAAGGCCCGGGTCCGGGCCCGGCTGGGGCTCGGCGGCACCAACTACGTGGCCTTCCTGGGGGCCAAGGAGCCGCGCAAGAACGTGCCGAACCTGATCCGCGGCTGGGCCCGCGCGGTGACCGACCGGGCGGATCCGCCGGCCCTGGTGATCGCCGGCGGCCAGGGGCACGACGACGACATCGACCGCGCGGTGGCGGAGGTCCCGTCGCACCTGCGGCTGCTCCGTCCGGGCTATCTGCGCTACGCGGACCTGCCCGGTTTCCTCGGCGGGGCGCTGGTGGCCGCCTATCCGTCCTACGGGGAGGGTTTCGGCCTGCCGATCCTGGAGGCGATGGCGTGCGCCGCACCGGTGCTCACCACGCCCCGGCTGTCGCTGCCGGAGGTGGGCGGCGACGCGGTCGCGTACACCAGTGAGGCGCCCGACCAGATCGCCGCCGACCTGGCCGCGCTGCTCGACGACGAGCAGCGGCGGTTGTCGCTGGCCAAGGCCGGTTTCGACCGGGCCAAGGAGTTCACCTGGGAGTCCAGCGCCGAGGTGCACATCGCGGCCTGGAGCCGGGCCCGGTCCTGA
- a CDS encoding TIGR03089 family protein, with the protein MADNIARVFADAIATDPTRPLLTWYDDATGERTELSGATLANWVAKTANLLVDEVAVGSGDVAGVLLPPHWQSAAVLLGCWSAGLTVTDTPGDVDVLFVATARVAEAEAWSAGERYVLALDPFALPMRQVPTGFADYVSEVRAHGDHFSPYAKGGPGDAELLARASARATELGITPGDRLLIDTARYPDPVDWLLAPLTTRSTTVLCANLDPTTLPTRTTTERVTHPLT; encoded by the coding sequence ATGGCCGACAACATTGCCCGGGTCTTCGCCGACGCGATCGCGACCGATCCGACCCGACCGCTGCTGACCTGGTACGACGACGCCACGGGCGAACGGACCGAACTCTCCGGTGCGACACTGGCGAACTGGGTGGCCAAGACGGCCAACCTGCTCGTCGACGAGGTGGCCGTGGGTTCCGGTGACGTCGCCGGCGTACTGCTACCCCCGCACTGGCAGAGCGCCGCGGTGCTGCTCGGCTGCTGGTCGGCCGGGCTGACCGTGACCGACACGCCGGGCGACGTGGACGTGCTCTTCGTCGCCACGGCACGGGTCGCCGAGGCGGAAGCCTGGTCGGCGGGCGAGCGGTACGTCCTCGCGCTGGACCCGTTCGCCCTGCCGATGCGCCAGGTGCCGACCGGCTTCGCCGACTACGTGTCGGAGGTACGCGCACACGGCGACCACTTCAGCCCGTACGCGAAGGGTGGCCCGGGCGACGCGGAACTGCTGGCCCGCGCGAGCGCCCGCGCGACGGAGTTGGGCATCACGCCCGGCGACCGGCTCCTGATCGACACAGCCAGGTACCCCGACCCGGTCGACTGGCTGCTCGCCCCCCTGACGACCAGGTCCACCACGGTCCTCTGCGCCAACCTCGACCCGACGACCCTCCCCACCCGCACCACCACGGAGAGAGTCACCCACCCCCTAACCTGA
- a CDS encoding acetoacetate--CoA ligase: protein MGDVLWTPPADVRERSRIGSYLRWLREHRGLEFADYDELWRWSVTDLDAFWRSVWDHFEVVAHTPPTATLTDRGMPGARWFPGATLNYAENVLRMPGRADDDPVVIAHGQTRAPVTLTAAGLREQVRRVTAGLRRLGVTAGDRVAAYAPNIPETYVLLLATSSLGAIFSSCAPEFGTRSVTDRWQQIEPKVLVSVDGYRYGEKPVDRRGEVAAIRAALPSLEHTVSIAYLDPAGPPPEGAISWTELAAPTDEPLTFTPVAFDHPLYVLYSSGTTGLPKPIVHGHGGILLEHLKMLALHHDLGPADRFFWFTTTGWMMWNFLVSGPAVGAAIVLFDGNPGHPDLGALWRLAEETGTTYLGTSAPFLLACRKSGLVPKETADLSALRGVGSTGAPLPAEGFTWVYETVGEDLQLQSLSGGTDVCTGFVGGVPLLAVHAGEITCRALGAKVEARSANGTPVIGELGELVITEPMPSMPVGFWNDVDGTRYREAYFDLYPGVWRHGDWITINDRGGCVITGRSDATLNRGGVRLGTAEFYSVVEGLDEVVDSVVVHLEDDEGGAGELLLFVVLAEGLELDDAMRKKICRELRTALSPRHVPDEIHQVRAVPRTLSAKKLEVPVKKILTGTPVDAAAARGALANPESLTAFATLAQHRTPRP from the coding sequence GTGGGTGACGTGCTGTGGACGCCGCCGGCGGACGTACGCGAGCGGTCCCGGATCGGGAGCTACCTGCGTTGGCTGCGTGAGCACCGGGGGCTGGAGTTCGCCGACTACGACGAGCTGTGGCGCTGGTCGGTCACGGACCTGGACGCGTTCTGGCGGTCGGTCTGGGACCACTTCGAGGTCGTCGCGCACACCCCGCCGACCGCCACCCTGACCGACCGGGGGATGCCTGGCGCGCGGTGGTTCCCCGGCGCCACCCTCAACTACGCCGAGAACGTGCTGCGGATGCCGGGCCGGGCCGACGACGACCCGGTGGTGATCGCGCACGGCCAGACCCGGGCGCCGGTGACCCTGACCGCCGCCGGGCTGCGCGAGCAGGTCCGCCGGGTGACCGCCGGGCTGCGCCGGCTGGGCGTCACCGCCGGTGACCGGGTTGCCGCCTACGCGCCCAACATCCCCGAGACGTACGTGCTGCTGCTCGCCACCAGCAGCCTCGGCGCGATCTTCTCCTCCTGCGCGCCGGAGTTCGGCACCCGCAGCGTCACCGACCGCTGGCAGCAGATCGAACCGAAGGTGCTGGTCTCGGTGGACGGCTACCGCTACGGCGAGAAGCCGGTGGACCGGCGCGGCGAGGTGGCCGCGATCCGGGCCGCCCTGCCGTCGCTGGAGCACACCGTCAGCATCGCCTACCTCGACCCGGCCGGGCCGCCGCCGGAGGGCGCGATCTCCTGGACGGAGCTGGCGGCGCCCACCGACGAGCCGTTGACCTTCACCCCGGTCGCCTTCGACCATCCGCTCTACGTGCTCTACTCCTCCGGCACCACCGGGCTGCCGAAGCCGATCGTGCACGGCCACGGCGGCATCCTGCTGGAGCACCTGAAGATGCTGGCCCTGCACCACGACCTGGGCCCGGCGGACCGGTTCTTCTGGTTCACCACCACCGGCTGGATGATGTGGAACTTCCTGGTCTCCGGGCCGGCGGTGGGCGCGGCGATCGTGCTCTTCGACGGCAATCCGGGCCACCCCGACCTGGGTGCGCTGTGGCGGCTGGCCGAGGAGACCGGCACGACCTACCTCGGCACGTCCGCCCCGTTCCTGCTGGCCTGTCGCAAGTCCGGGCTGGTGCCGAAGGAGACCGCCGACCTGTCCGCGCTGCGCGGGGTCGGCTCGACCGGCGCGCCGCTGCCCGCCGAGGGCTTCACCTGGGTGTACGAGACGGTCGGCGAAGACCTCCAGCTCCAGTCCCTCTCCGGCGGCACGGACGTCTGCACCGGTTTCGTGGGCGGGGTGCCGCTGCTGGCGGTGCACGCCGGGGAGATCACCTGCCGGGCGCTCGGCGCCAAGGTGGAGGCCCGTTCGGCCAACGGCACCCCGGTCATCGGCGAGCTGGGCGAGCTGGTGATCACCGAGCCGATGCCGAGCATGCCGGTGGGCTTCTGGAACGACGTGGACGGCACCCGCTACCGGGAGGCGTACTTCGACCTCTATCCGGGCGTCTGGCGGCACGGCGACTGGATCACCATCAACGACCGGGGTGGCTGCGTGATCACGGGCCGTTCCGACGCCACCCTCAACCGGGGCGGTGTGCGGCTCGGCACCGCCGAGTTCTATTCAGTGGTCGAAGGGCTCGACGAGGTCGTCGACTCGGTGGTGGTGCACCTGGAGGACGACGAGGGCGGCGCCGGGGAGCTGCTGTTGTTCGTGGTGCTCGCCGAGGGGCTGGAGCTGGACGACGCGATGCGGAAGAAGATCTGCCGCGAGTTGCGTACCGCGTTGTCGCCCCGGCACGTCCCGGACGAGATCCACCAGGTCCGGGCCGTCCCGCGCACCCTGTCGGCAAAGAAGCTGGAGGTCCCGGTGAAGAAGATCCTCACGGGCACTCCGGTCGACGCGGCGGCGGCCAGGGGCGCCCTGGCCAACCCGGAGTCCCTCACGGCCTTCGCCACCCTCGCCCAACACCGCACCCCCCGCCCATAA
- a CDS encoding acyl-CoA thioesterase → MTEHPATAPAGKPTSYSRVTLSRIMTAVDVNLYGTVHGGVLMKFIDDVAGAAAARHSGGTAVTAAIDEIVFTEAVRVGDLLHAHAQVNWTGQTSMEVGVRVVAERWDSAEDEPVRVATAYLVFVGVDLGGAPRTVRPVLPESPEDERRFREAEIRRAHRLARRRAIQAHRAG, encoded by the coding sequence ATGACCGAGCACCCAGCCACCGCGCCGGCCGGCAAGCCGACCTCGTACTCCCGCGTCACCCTGAGCCGGATCATGACCGCGGTCGACGTCAACCTCTACGGCACGGTGCACGGTGGCGTGCTGATGAAGTTCATCGACGACGTGGCGGGGGCCGCCGCGGCCCGGCACAGCGGCGGTACGGCGGTCACCGCGGCCATCGACGAGATCGTCTTCACCGAGGCGGTCCGGGTCGGGGATCTGCTGCACGCGCACGCCCAGGTGAACTGGACCGGGCAGACCTCGATGGAGGTGGGGGTGCGGGTGGTGGCCGAGCGGTGGGACTCGGCCGAGGACGAGCCGGTCCGGGTGGCCACCGCGTACCTCGTCTTCGTGGGCGTCGACCTCGGTGGGGCGCCGCGGACGGTGCGGCCGGTGCTGCCGGAGAGCCCGGAGGACGAACGCCGGTTCCGGGAGGCGGAGATCCGCCGGGCCCACCGGCTCGCCCGCCGCCGCGCCATCCAGGCCCACCGAGCCGGCTGA
- a CDS encoding acyl-CoA dehydrogenase family protein, translated as MAAEQSFDVYRLPEEHEAIREAVREVCAAKVAPHAAEADETGEFPKASYDALRAADFHAPHIPVEYGGAGADALATAIVIEEVARACASSSLIPAVNKLGTMPLLLAGSEELKRRYLTPVAAGDAMFSYCLSEPEAGSDAASMTTRAVRDGDHWVLNGVKRWITNAGVSEFYTVFAVTDPSARSRGISAFVVEKSDAGVSFGAPEKKLGIKGSPTREVYLDNVRIPADRMIGGEGTGFGTAMQTLDHTRVTIAAQAVGIAQGALDYAKGYVQERKQFGKAVAEFQGVQFMLADMGMKLEASRQLTYAAAGKSERGDADLTYFGAAAKCFASDAAMEITTDAVQLLGGYGYTRDYPVERMMRDAKITQIYEGTNQVQRIVMARQLLKG; from the coding sequence ATGGCCGCAGAGCAGTCGTTCGACGTCTACCGGTTGCCCGAGGAGCACGAGGCGATCCGGGAGGCGGTCCGTGAGGTCTGTGCGGCGAAGGTGGCGCCGCACGCCGCCGAGGCCGACGAGACCGGTGAGTTTCCGAAGGCGTCCTACGACGCGCTGCGGGCCGCCGACTTCCACGCCCCGCACATCCCCGTCGAGTACGGCGGCGCGGGCGCGGATGCCCTGGCCACGGCCATCGTGATCGAGGAGGTGGCGCGCGCCTGCGCCTCGTCCTCGCTGATCCCGGCGGTCAACAAACTCGGCACCATGCCGCTGCTGCTGGCCGGCTCCGAGGAGCTCAAGCGGCGCTACCTGACGCCGGTGGCGGCGGGCGACGCGATGTTCTCGTACTGCCTCTCCGAGCCGGAGGCCGGCAGTGACGCGGCGTCGATGACCACCCGCGCCGTACGTGACGGTGATCACTGGGTGCTCAACGGCGTGAAGCGCTGGATCACCAACGCCGGGGTCTCGGAGTTCTACACCGTCTTCGCCGTGACCGACCCGTCGGCCCGATCCCGGGGCATCTCCGCTTTCGTGGTCGAGAAGTCCGACGCCGGGGTCAGCTTCGGCGCCCCGGAGAAGAAGCTCGGCATCAAGGGCTCGCCCACCCGCGAGGTCTACCTGGACAACGTCCGGATCCCCGCGGACCGCATGATCGGCGGCGAGGGCACCGGCTTCGGCACCGCCATGCAGACCCTGGACCACACCCGGGTCACCATCGCCGCGCAGGCCGTCGGCATCGCCCAGGGCGCGCTCGACTACGCCAAGGGGTACGTCCAGGAGCGCAAGCAGTTCGGCAAGGCGGTCGCCGAGTTCCAGGGCGTGCAGTTCATGCTCGCCGACATGGGCATGAAGCTGGAGGCGTCCCGGCAGTTGACGTACGCCGCGGCCGGCAAGTCCGAGCGGGGCGACGCCGACCTGACCTACTTCGGCGCGGCGGCCAAGTGTTTTGCCTCGGACGCGGCCATGGAGATCACCACCGACGCGGTGCAGCTGCTCGGCGGCTACGGCTACACCCGGGACTACCCGGTCGAGCGGATGATGCGGGACGCCAAGATCACCCAGATCTACGAGGGCACCAACCAGGTGCAGCGCATCGTGATGGCCCGTCAGCTCCTGAAGGGCTGA